The sequence caGTAAATTTCATAGAACTAAAATTTATCTGCCCACATTGTCAAATATATACTGAGGATAGATTGGCAGTTATAAATTTAGAATctattcatctctctctctctggtgtTCTGTTATATTTCCTAGTTGTAGTTGGTACATATCAAGCTTAATTTGATATAATTTCTCATTGTAGCTGTTTatcattcattttttgttATCTATTGACAAATACCTTTGGATTGTGTAAAAGCTGGAAgatatataacatatataatttctgTTTTAATTGTATTTCCGTGTATTGGCAGGGATTCTTTTTGGTAGTAAAATGTTGTTTAAAATGAAGTTATGAATATGCAAATGTAGTAATAGAGTATTTTAAAATGTTTCTTCAGGATGTTGTGTTCTGGTTTGCGATCTTTAACATTCAGTGGTTATCACACACCAAATGTTCGTCCTATGAGTTGCAGTAGTTctatgttcttttttgttattgacATAACAAACTGTTCTTCTCATCATTCCCACTTGTTGCATTTTAacgctaattttttttaattctatgGGTTTTTTGATATCCTTTTATATTGCTAGCTTTCGAGTTTGTCCACTTTTTACAGACATTATTCGTTCCTGAAATGCCAGCGCTGGAGTCTGTTACTGTTAGCCTTTTATTTTGTAGGTAATTTTTGAGGATTGATGTTTCATCTAGAGACGGGCAATGATGTTTTTTGTTAGTTCGTTCGTTAGTGTGACGCTTTcttatgtttgtttgttgtgtCGTACACTTGCACATTCAGTAGTTATGCTTCGGTTCAACTTATTATTTTGCACATTGACCATCTGGTTCATTTCCGTCTTATTCcatttgttattatttctgatggttctaatttttttattaattgtttaacTGTTTTTTTCCCAGGATATCTAAAACCAGAGGCTACGAGGATTTCGCCtcaaatttcctttttgttttttaactAATTTCATCTAATTTTAATCAAAACAAGTCTGTATAATATCAGTTCTTTTATTTGAGTGATGCGGATTGTAGTTTTTACTTGTATTGTAtgcatggttttctttttcttttgttagcCACTTGGAACATAGATTCGGCCCTAAGATTTGTTGGATCTATATTTCAGACCCGCAATACGAAATTGGGCCAATGAATCGCCCATATTCGATCAAAAAGGCCCACTAGAAAGCCCATGAAGGTAATAGCCAAAGCGCCATTAAACGACAACGTAGGCCCAATGTAGGTCAATAAACATGAAAGTAGGCCCAATGGTGGGGCCAATAAACTTCAAAGTAGGCGTAAAGGGGAGCCactaaactaaaaattaagCCCAAAGTAGCGTCACAAGAAGACAAAAAGGCTCTCATAAAGGATCAGTCAACGACAAAAGAGGCCGAAAGATGGTCACTAACGGACAAAGAAGGCCCAATAGAAGGCCACTAAACGACAAAACAGGCCCATGAAGGCCTTTAACAAGATGATAGGCCCTATAAAGTGTCACTAAACGACAAACTAGGCCCAATGAAGAAACACTAAATGACAAATTAGGCCCAATGAAGCATAACTAAACGACAAAAGAGGCCCAAAAGCCCACACTAAACGACAAAATAGCCCCAAAGAAAGAACACTAAACGACAAATTAGGCCCACTCAAGACGCTAAACGACGAAATTACCTATTTTGTCGTTTATGGATCCTTACTTGGGCCTATTTTGTCGTTTAGCGTTCTGCATTGGGCCTAATTTGTCGTTTAGTGTTTTCTTATTGGGCCTAGTTTGTCGTTTAGTGGCGCCTTTTTGGGCCTCTTTTGTCAGTTAGTGTTGTTTCATTGGGCCTAATTTGTCGTTTAGCGTCTCTTCTATGGgcctaatttgttttttagtgGCACTTTATTGGGCctatttgttgttttaagTACTTCATTGGGCCTATTTTGTCGTTTACTAATCCTTTATGAGTTCTTTTTTATCGTTTTGTGACGCTACTTTGGGCTTAATTTGTACTTTATTGGCACTCCATTGGGCCTACTTTGAGGTTTATTGGCTATTCATTGGGCCTATTAACTTTATGTGCTTTCTAGTGGGGCTTTTTGATCGAATATGGGCTATTGATTAGCCCAATTTAGTATTGCGGGTCTGAAGTATCGATCCAACAAATCTTTGGGCCTAATCTATGTTCCAATGgctaacaaaagaaaaagaaaaccatgcaTACAATGCAAGTAAAAACTACAATCCGCATCACTCAAATAAAAGAATTGATATTATACAGACTTGTTTTGATTGAAATTAGATCAAATTagtcaaaaaaacaaaaaggaaatttgaGGCGAAATTCTCGTAGCCTTTGGTTTTAGATATCCTGGGAAAAAAACAgttaaacaattaataaaagaCTTAGAACCATCTGAAATAATAACAATTGGAATAAGCCGGAAATAAACCAGATGGTCAGTGTGCAAAATAATAAGTTGAACCGAAGCATAACTACTGAATGTGCAAGTGTACGacacaacaaacaaacataagAAAGCGTCACACTAACGAACGAACTAACAAAAAACATCATTGCCCGTCTCTAGATGAAACATCAATCCTCAAAAATTACCTACAAAATAAAAGGCTAACAGTAACAGACTCCAGCGCTGGCATTTCAGGAACGAATAATGTCTGTAAAATGTGGACAAACTCGAAAGCTAGCAATATAAAAGGATATCAAAAAACAcatagaattaaaaaaaattagcgtTAAAATGCAACAAGTGGGAATGATGAGAAGAACAGTTTGTTATgtcaataacaaaaaagaacatagAACTACTGCAACTCATAGGACGAACATTTGGTGTGTGATAACCACTGAATGTTAAAGATCGCAAACCAGAACACAACATCCTGAAGAAACATTTTAAAATACTCTATTACTACATTTGTATATTCATAACTTCATTTTAAACAACATTTTACTACCACGAAGAATACCTGCCAATACACGGAAATACAATTAAAACAGTCTATTTTGACATCACAGTGCAGTTACTCTGCTCTACAACTAAGAAATAATCCTGTGCTGCAAAAGACAGTCTTCtcatcatgcatgacttttcAAAATCATGTTAGGAAATGAATAACATATATTACTATAAATTCATGTTATGCAATCAACTAAAGCTTTGATATGCGTCGCATATGAAACTGGATGTTAGAGCATTCACAGacacacaaaagaagaagagcacAGATACGGATCTCTGCCGATCACGAAAACCAACATTGTCGATTTTGTACTACAGCCCTAAAGATGAGTGGTAAAATTCTATCATATAGAAGGTTTAAAGTAATTTGTAATAGGATAAAGGTCAAGGTCTTTAAAAGTAAATCAAACCCAAATTGCAGATTCCTTGCTATATTTTGGAGCCTGCAATGCAAAGAGACCAGcgtttttttgtcattcgtgtgAATTTTGGAAATTACACTTCCATCAAATCATACTTGTCCCTGTGTTGTGGCACTACTTGTAAAGTAGGTAGGGATGGGCAACGGGTTACCCATTGGCCCAAATGGATACCAATTAGGTGGTGGTGAtagtgatggtggtggtggttagTACCCATGGGTGTCCATTGCCCATCCCTAGTCAcggttaaaattttaaaaagaataaaaaacaagTACATAAGATAGGATCTATTTGAATAACTCAAACCCAAAGGTTCTTTCAGTTACCCCTAACAAACTCTAGGAAGTTGAATGAAATGCTTAAGGAGGGTTAATATcctatataaataatggtttggTTTAATCTTAAATGAtaaattgaatatttttacAAAGTCTAAATAAGTATTGAAATGTcactgtgtgtgtgtgtgtgtgtgtgtgagtgtgagtgagagaggaagaatatGAATGGAAGGATGAAGGTCCTTTTACTAAGGCTTCTCTTTTCCTTCCCACGGGCTTGTCACAAAATTCTACAGAAGTACCACATCTTGTTATGCTTTAAAGTTTAAGACATAAGAAACTATCATAAGGCTTAAAGGGTAGCTCACTTAAAGAGCAGACATAAGATCATTCTACACATTGTAAAGAAACAGGAACAAGTGGTGGTAGTATAAAATAATCGTGCCTGTATGAGAAAATTTTTGGAGCATCCTTTGCAGAAAGGGATTTAGAAAGTGACTTTCCTTGAAACCAAAGTCCAGATTCATATGTTTTTTCAAACACAAgctacaaaagaaaatgaaaaatcaaaacctctttaaaaaatacatagtTTGTGCAATGGCTCAAAGAAACTTAAATTTGGATTCAGCAGAAAATTAACTATACTTGAGATGTAGATAATGTAATggtttttctccttttcccccccttttttttcacTCCGGATCGAGATAAAGTTGGAAATataaacagaaaatagaaaaggaaaactcATTAGTGCTCTCATTTTTCAACACCAATTTCTTGTCCTCAAAATAAGGGCGAATAtgaagttggtgatcagaAGAACGCTCTCTGCTCTCTGTGATaccaaatatttaaaaagtgcATCTGGTGCGCCCCTACATTGAAGAACCCTAATTCGACTCCACTCCATAAACTTCATTTATTGTTTCAATGCTATTATTTCTACAACTAATAGATTTAAAGCCAATCAGGTATCACCGCATGTAGTGAAACCCTATGCGTTCTTCTATCACGGAAAGGAACCCTAGAATTAATACAAGAAAAGGTGTGAACATCAGAATAGGGCAACGATGCTCACCCTTATTAACAAAGTCTATTATCACGCCGAGAATGAGGAACCCTCGGACGGCAACATCGAGATCTCGTACATTCTCGCCATTACCGTCGTTTCCCTAAGCAAAAACACATCCTCTTGTGATCTAAATACAAAACCCTAGAATTAATACGGGAAAAATGTGCGAACAAAAAGATAGGGTAACGGTGCTCACCCCTATGGACGGCATCGTAGAGAGCTCGTGAGTGTATTGTCGCCATTGACGGCGGCCTGCGAAGCCGCTTCGTTCTCCTTTGCCATCCAAGAGCCCTAAACCCAAACGATGCTAGTAATTCTCAGAAAGCTAGCATCTGTCTTTCTCTAGAAGATCGGATCGCGCGAAAGTAGAAATGAATTCCTAGAAACAGACAGAAGCAAAAGTTTCTCTAGCAAACCTTAAACTCGGGCCTTGGTTTTCTATCGCAACCCTAGCCCTGGGCCTTGATTTTCTAGAGAGATCCTAACCTTGGGCCTTTGACTGTCTGAAAGAAACCCTAGCCCCTCGGCCTTGATGGGAAACCCACAACAATAGATAGTAGAACGAGGCCAAGGAGTTAATAGTCCTTTTACCGAGGTAAAAGGACCTTCTTATTCTTTGATGTTTTAGACTGCAATGAAGACGTGTCCATGcgttaattgtttttttttctttattatccaaattaaaatacccaaaacacccaatacccattttcttttgctaatGACATTTGTTATttgattaaaaacaaattacgtataaactcaataaaatataatttttaaatgtgCATTAGTTACgtatattaattaatgttttcaaattgCTTTACGAACATTGATGATTTCAAAACATCCCAAGCACTCCATTTATGTGAAAATTAGTGCTTTCTCCTACCAAAGCTGGGCAGGGATGGTAAGATTATAATCAGAACTGTACATTGGGGATGGATTTTCAGAATGCCAATGTAAACTGGTCCTTTAAAGTTTGCATGCGTGGAAGGTTCCTATAAGATTCAATTAGGGTGATAACTATGAGGGCTGGGCAACAAGTGATGAGGGTGAAGTAACCCAGCATTCTGCATGGCACTAAAATTAGTACCAATTTCATGGTCGCTAGCAGCCACACGAAACCGTGCAGGGTGTGCATCATTTTCAAGCAGCTGAGGTGACATTCTTAATGGCATCCAACCAAAATTAGCACCAATTTCGCGGATGTTGGCAGCCATACCAAACTGCTCAGGGTGTCCAGAATGCAGCCTAGATGACAGACTTAACTGCATGGCACCAAAGTTAGCACCAGCAGCTTCATGGTCGTTGGCCGCCATGTCAAACTGCACAGAATGTCCACACCGCAGCTGAGATGACGAACTTAACTGCGGATAGCCACGGGTGAAAGTTGGCAATGCACAGGGTCTAGCAGCTGCTATGGCTTGACGTTTCTCTGGTGGTTGAAATCTGGGGTCAGAAGTGCTGCTACTACTTTCCTTCCTCTTTTCCAGCTCTTGTTCAAAGACATAGGGTCTCCCAGAATGTCTCCAAGTACCCCTTAGCTTTTCAAGCTCAACAATTTGTATTTCAATGTCCTTGGATGCGTATTCAGACTCGAGGTTGTAATCTTTGATGCATTGAATCACAGCTCTTAGATCAGCTATTTGCTTGTCTACAACCTTATTCTGTGCGCAAAAATAAGCCTTGATAGATGTAAATATGCGCCGAGGATAAGGTCCTAGATTTTACTATTTAAGGAGCGCTATTGGATGTGAAAATAAGAGTGAAGGTACCTTTTCATCAAGTGATTCTTTTGCCAGCCAAATTGTCCAGAAAGACTGCCATGCATCCTCCATGTATTCTTTGAGGAGTGGTGCTGGCGGGAACTTGTCAATTAAGTTGAAGGTGCAGATAAATCTAATAGCCTCAATGAGTTGCTTCCTTTCAATAAGATTCTGAATAAAATCTGCTAtgtgcaaaacaaaaatcataagATTCATCAAACTGCTCTAGAGAATttccaaaaggaaaattgcaCAGTATCACTGCCCAAACTTAAAGAAGTTACTATAGAAAATGcattaacaatttaaaatGTTTTCCCTGTAAGCTTTTGTATGAAAGCCAGTTTTCAAGAAACTTATACCAGGGATCTTATCTGCAACACCAAGTGTCTGATGTAATTCTATAGCCTGCTGAGAAATCATCCCAAGAAGCTTTACCGTCTCATCTACATCGAAGGTAGAAACCAATCCATATGTAGCTATAAATTgcaaaaaacacaaaatctcCAATGAATTATCAGTATTGGCTCCCATTTTTGCTTTCCACTTGACCGCTAGCTCTTCTGCATCTTTTCTCACATGAGATCCAACATGCGGCAAGACTTGCACTAGCTCCTCCAACATGGAGATGTTCTTCATCATGACAGTTGCTTTGAGACCTCCTTTTCTCCAGTAGTCAGAAAGAGATTTTTGCATCATCGTCAGAGCAAGTCTTCCTGGGTCAATTGACACTCGTAAATAATCAAACATTTTGCTCTGTACTGAATTATTCTCACTAAAATGCTCATCTAGACGCTGCTGCAAATTCCTTTCATATGTGACGGCATCTAGTTGAagatttggagaagaagaagttgcTACATTTCTGACGGGTGAGGACTCTGGTTCCTCAATTTTTACAGGGAAAGAAACTCTGTTTCCAGCTATACAattgcaaaaataaacaaagaaaaggcAGTACACAGGTTGGTAAgtgaaaaattttgaatttaacatatcaaaatatatttacaGTATTATGTGCCACTTGTGCTTTGACTCAAATGGTAAGCAGTAGGGTGAGAGTGGGCATAGCTTTTACGTTCAAATCTAACCAAGAAAAACttaactaaaaaatttatcGTGTTGCATATGTCAGGCATCAGATGGTATTATGTGCAAATCAGAAATAGAGATGCTAAAATATCTAGGATGAAATGGTATCAAAAGATGAGCATATGTGGAACCACTGCCACATATCTCCACTGAGATTCTCATCAGATAAATGAGAAGATAACATGCAACATGAGATGCTAAAAGCCTTAAACCACAGATTTATTACAGAGGTTAAAATGAAACTGTTTACTTTTTCAGgcgagaaaaaaaagagaaactaTTTACTTactaaaaagataaaatgtaAAAATTGTCTACCATTTAAAATATCATCTTTGCAGAACATAACAAGGGCTAAAACTCATTGCCTTCAACAACTTGTTAAAGTAAATGACTACTTTGCAATTAAAGGCATGCCCGATAGGGAACATAACCTTATGCTACCAAATATAAGAAGcattcaatttttcttcttattttttccctTCCCATAGCATGTGAAGGGCATTGATGTACTAATATAGAGGTTGATTTATTGACTTAACAAGGGTAAGTAATATATGACAAATTAACCCACATGATCCTCTTCCAAACATTGAGAGTTTAATCAGAAAATCAAGTTTGGGATGGGGCACTTTAGAGAATTATTCTACGTGCGTGTGTGTATTAAAAAACAATGAGAGTGATAAAATAAGAAACTCAGATATAAATATGGAAAATAAATACTAAAGAGCTTACCAGGTGCTTTTTCTGTGATGTCAAGGGTTTGGCATAGTTCAGTTGCGTGTTCCGTTTGAGCAACTATAGCAAGAAGACTTTGAAGTTCCCTCGCATTATAAGTAGAGGTCAATTCATATGCCGTAAGCAGCCACAAAAACCCCGAAATCTCCAAACTATTCTCAGCTGCCACCGTCATCTTAGCCTTCCAATCAGCCGCCAACTTAATTGCTTCTTCTCTCACCTGATGATTAATCTGTGGTGACAACCTCTTTAACTCCTGTAACAGAAGAACACAACTCCTTCTAATAACTGTCagatcaaaatcaaacttCATTTTGTCCGCATCCAAATTTGAAGGGTAAAACCCTTCCATTGCATCTAAAACCAATTCTGCTGGGTTTGATGATGCTTTCAGATGAACAGACATTTCGCTAGCCAATAAGGCAATTCTCTTCAAATGCTCATTCATGAGCAACTGCAAGCCTCTACCACCCCTTTTCATGCTGGATTGATTACTTGAGGAAGAAGGGACTGCGATAATACTGGCAGGGGTGTACTCCAGATTTTGGGTGTGGTCTTCAGTGGACGCCCGAATTGAATCAATTTGTTGttgtttcaattcaatttctttGGCCCATTCCGCATGTTGCCTCTCTTTCATTTCAAGTCCATTGGAATATTCTTGTAATGACTTTTCTTGCGAATCCAAATGCTTTTTGCTTTCTTCtatcaaattttcaaatgaaTCAAAATGCTTTTCTTTCAACTGAACCTCATTGAGGCATTCATTGATCCTGTTATTGAGATCGTCAACTTTTGACTCAAACTGTTTCTCTCTCAGTTCAAGTTTACGGGACCACTCCTCCATTGTCTTTTTATGCAAACAAAAATCcttcattttcaaatccaTTGCCCTAATACTTTTCTCTCTCGATTTGAGTGTATTAGAGCAGTCCACTATCAATTTCTGAATCAAACTAAGTTTCTCCTCTTTCAATTTTATCTCTTTGTCACAGTTATCAATTGATCTTTGTGCCCctttattttgcttttctttaaaagaaaattcttccTGCTGCTCCTCAACTGACCCCAGAATCTCATTGAATTGCCTCTCTTTCAACTCAATCTTCTGGGAGCACTTGTCCAGCTGTGCACGAATGACTTTCAGTTCCTTCTTCCTAAACTCAACCAATTTCAACTTCTCTTCCACGGTTTTCTCAAGCCAATTCAATCGATTTTCTCGATTTTGAATACGTTTCCCCATTACATCATACTGCCTCTCCATCTCTCCAACCGATCTCTCAAAATCCGAGAATCGATTCTCTAATAAAGAAAGCTCTTCTTCACATTTTTGGAATCTCTTTGTTCGCTCTTGATAACGTATTTCAATTAACTCACACTCCCTCTCCTTGTTTCCAACGAATCTCTGAACATCCGAGAATTGCTTCTCTTTCAGAGAAAGCTCTTCTTCATGTTCTTGGATCAGTAACTGAAGGGAGCACAAGTGCTGCTTATTCGATTCGACCTCCTTTACTTTCTCTTGTATCAACTTGTCAATTCCATCCAATTCATTGGCTTTGGCTTCCAACTGGTTCTCAAGGATGCCAAATTGGGTTTCCTGATCCTTCTTGGTGAAGTCAATGTGCTCCAAAAGGTCCTTCCACATCAAGGTGAGCTTGAGCTTACTCTGCTTCATTTCCGATTCTTCCAAATCAGGTGCTGTCTGCTCCATTGTTACTTACTACGCTGGTGTACCTCCTGAAAGAAAACACTAGTAACGGTTATGGCCAGTCGTGGCGGTGGAGAACGGCGGAGAGTgaaaaaagttgaagaaaatgagaaaagcaTAGAGCGTTGTTGTAGCTGTACGGACAGGGACGAGAGTGACAGAGAGCTTTctcaaaaccccaaaacaGAGTAACAGAGGAGAGCCGCattagaaaatagaaaacccTAGTTGTGGATGTGGTGGCTAGTACAAGTAAAAGACGGttcttttttctgaaaaccctaaaacaGAGGAGACGAGATTGACAGAGAGAATGAATGAGGGTCTCATGTGACATACCTTGGGTTGGGTTTTCCAGATTGTCTGTTGCAATGAACTTAGGGAACAAGTAGGCCgaaaattcttcttcttcttcttcttcaatctcCAGCGGCCCTCAAGGTCTGAAGCTCTGAAGCTCTGAAGCTCACAAGCTCACAAGTCACAAGCACTGTCGTTCCATGCAGGTGATTGTCATTCCATAAAATGCGCAATCTCCATGACTTTACAAATTTCATCTGGACGGCATCCAagttgccacgtgtccatcCAGCGTAAATGAAACAGAATGGGTCTTTCTAGCCGTTGATAtcaattttaatgtttatttatttatttatattattgatCTTTTATGTTACACATATTATGTgtgaagtaaaaaaataaaataaaataaaataataaaaataataaaaatatcattattattatgagGACCAATAATGTTATAAAAACACATAAAAGATCAAAGATAATAATTTCGCAAACCTCCAACACCATTTgtgttataataaaaaaaacccttctTTTAATTGATTCGATTGTGACATGCCCTTTTTATGAgctccttttccttttggttgGTTGGCTGGATTGGTTGGGTTTTTGTCGTTACCCTCACATAGTTGAGGCATTTCTCACTGTTGCAATTGGAATTTGGGGAAAATAAAACCGTGGCCTCAAATTAGGCAAAACATGTGATTCgaaatccataaaataaaataaaataaaataaataaaggaaaataatgTAGGTAGGTGATGTTCGAAATTCagttttttaggttttttttttaatttggcagaaaaaaaaagggcctcagtttttttaatttgcagAAGATTGGCCTCTTTTAATTGTAACTTGTCAGCAtgtatttcattattatatctatataatattttttgtgatcataaaaaaatataaaaactacacattcaattattttaaataaagatccaaactttattatttctcaattttttatattttttgtttgattcccaaatttacatttttgttttcatattcAAATGTGCTCTCAGTAAATTTATCTACTGAataacaggaaaaaaaaaattatatatatatgagaactATAAGTTTCCCCACAAGAAAACATATGGGTCCTTTGAATGAATGAGCTTCTGTTTTGGACAAGTTAGTAAGATTGGGCTTACACTGATCTGAAAAGAGCATTAagatttttcaatatttcaagTCCTCCATCTCAGTCAAACATTTCTACAATAAAGTCGGTCAGTCAAAATACAAGAACTTGGCTTCTCCAAGATGAAAGCAATGCAACTCGGgaaaaccaacaacaaaaacaaaaatagagcAGGTAGTCTACCTTCAACCTACCAAAGCTGTGCCATCAACACAATTAGCACTGCACATTGGTCCTTCAAAGTTAGTAGCATGTATGGCAGGTTCATGCTTCGTACTAGATTTAATAATAGCCATATACAGGAGGTTGGGCAAGAACAGATACTAGTGCTGCATTCCAGCATCCGGCACGGAAGCTATACCAAAATTGATAGACCGTAGGGTTGTGATTCCTCAATACCTAGAGTTATGTTTCCTAGGTGATGGACCTGATAGTCCGGACTCATGTTTCTTGGACTCTATTTCCTTGTATTAGGGactttttctctccttttgtTTGCACAACTCAATGAATAAGTGAGTGTGGCTTTGCTCATAATCTTTCAAAAAGGTCCATGGTGTATATAATTTCCTTTCGGCAATAAGGACGAACTTGGCTGCAGATAGCCACAAGGGAAAGTTGGCAATGCATAGGGTGTAGCAGATGTCCGAGGACGTTTATATTTACTCTGTTGTCTCTGTTCAAACTTGGAGGAGGAACAACTGCTGGTGCTGcgtttcttctattttttctccTCTTGTTCAACCTTGGAGGCAGAAGAAGTGCTGGTGCTGCATTTCTTGTCTTTTTTCTCCTCTTGTTCGGCCTTGGAGGCAGCAGGAGTGCAGGCGCTGcattccttctcttttttctcctctTGGTCGGCCTTGGAGGCAGAAGTTCTGGTGCTGCGTTTCTTCTTCTGGGAGGCAAGAGATTTATCCTCTTGTTCAACCTTGGAGGCAGAAATTATAGAACTACATTTCTTCTGCTGGGAAGCAAGAGATTTATCCTCTTGTTCAACCTTGGAGACAGAATTGCTGGTACTAGGTTTCTTCTCCTGGGAGGCAAGAGATTTATCCTCTTGTTCTTCTCCTTAGAGGCAAGAGGTTTGTCCTCTTGTTCAACCTGGGTGGCGGCAAGAGATCTCTCCCTTTGACCATCCTTGGAGCCAAGAGATTTCTCCTCTTGTTCAGCCTTAAAGCCAAGAGATTTCTCCTCTTGTTCAGCCTTAGAGCCAAGAGATTTCGCCATTTTTATCCAattctccttcattttctcCAGCTGAACTATTTGTATTTCGATGTCCTTGGATGGGTATTCAGAATCGAGGCGGTAATCTTTGATGCATTGAATCACAGCTCTTAGATCAGCTATTTGGTGGTCTACAACCTCTTTCTGTGAGCAAAAATAAGCATTGATATATGTAGATTTACAATGGGATGGTCCTAGATTCAACAAATTAAGAAGCAGCTATCAGATATGTCCAAAGATGAGTGAATGTACCTTTTCATCAAgtgatttctttttcctccaaGTTGTCCTGTAAGACTTCCTTGCACCCTCCACATATTCTTTTAAGAGTGGTACCGAGGAGAACTTGTCATTTACCTTGAAGGTGCAAATAAACCTAAAAGCCTCAAACAGTTGCTTCCTTTCAATAAGATTCTGAATAAAATCTGTTGCATGTAAAACCAAATTGCATGATTCATCGTACTGTTCCAGAGAAATTTCAAAAGGAGAATTGCATGGTATCACGACCCAAACTTAAAGAAGTTACTATAAGTACATGCattaacaaaagaaatcatatttaagatacaaaagaagaaactcaAACACCAATCATAAGTAAGCTGGAAAACATGATACCAGGGAGAAAAAGACATGAGTAACGAAACTATCATCCTAGGAAGGTACACAATTCCAACAAACTAAATACCAAGCCAACAAAGGGACACATTTCTCCAGTCTGAACAACAATTATAACACGTGAGCTTACAATATACAATAAATAACCATAAAAGCAGTCAAAATCAGTCTGTAAAAAATCTTTGACTTATTTAACTTCTTTGTGAAATTTTCTATACCTTATCTTGTCTCATGAAGTTTATCTTAGTTTTCTTAATCATCTTCAAGCCATTTGCTAATATTCAACCCATTAGCTCTCCTGACACGGTATAAAAACAACCGAAAAATAACTATCCTTTGAAACCCAAAGATAACTGTATCACCCTTGCACAAGGGGCACACGAATGGAATCTATGACACTGTAGTTACAAACAACTTTAGCCAAAATACTATAAAttgcacaaaattaaatcGCATACCAAGAAATAAATGGGTAATAGTAAATGGAGCAC comes from Prunus dulcis chromosome 6, ALMONDv2, whole genome shotgun sequence and encodes:
- the LOC117632093 gene encoding cytadherence high molecular weight protein 2-like isoform X4, which encodes MEQTAPDLEESEMKQSKLKLTLMWKDLLEHIDFTKKDQETQFGILENQLEAKANELDGIDKLIQEKVKEVESNKQHLCSLQLLIQEHEEELSLKEKQFSDVQRFVGNKERECELIEIRYQERTKRFQKCEEELSLLENRFSDFERSVGEMERQYDVMGKRIQNRENRLNWLEKTVEEKLKLVEFRKKELKVIRAQLDKCSQKIELKERQFNEILGSVEEQQEEFSFKEKQNKGAQRSIDNCDKEIKLKEEKLSLIQKLIVDCSNTLKSREKSIRAMDLKMKDFCLHKKTMEEWSRKLELREKQFESKVDDLNNRINECLNEVQLKEKHFDSFENLIEESKKHLDSQEKSLQEYSNGLEMKERQHAEWAKEIELKQQQIDSIRASTEDHTQNLEYTPASIIAVPSSSSNQSSMKRGGRGLQLLMNEHLKRIALLASEMSVHLKASSNPAELVLDAMEGFYPSNLDADKMKFDFDLTVIRRSCVLLLQELKRLSPQINHQVREEAIKLAADWKAKMTVAAENSLEISGFLWLLTAYELTSTYNARELQSLLAIVAQTEHATELCQTLDITEKAPDFIQNLIERKQLIEAIRFICTFNLIDKFPPAPLLKEYMEDAWQSFWTIWLAKESLDEKNKVVDKQIADLRAVIQCIKDYNLESEYASKDIEIQIVELEKLRGTWRHSGRPYVFEQELEKRKESSSSTSDPRFQPPEKRQAIAAARPCALPTFTRGYPQLSSSSQLRCGHSVQFDMAANDHEAAGANFGAMQLSLSSRLHSGHPEQFGMAANIREIGANFGWMPLRMSPQLLENDAHPARFRVAASDHEIGTNFSAMQNAGLLHPHHLLPSPHSYHPN
- the LOC117632093 gene encoding putative leucine-rich repeat-containing protein DDB_G0290503 isoform X2, whose product is MEQTAPDLEESEMKQSKLKLTLMWKDLLEHIDFTKKDQETQFGILENQLEAKANELDGIDKLIQEKVKEVESNKQHLCSLQLLIQEHEEELSLKEKQFSDVQRFVGNKERECELIEIRYQERTKRFQKCEEELSLLENRFSDFERSVGEMERQYDVMGKRIQNRENRLNWLEKTVEEKLKLVEFRKKELKVIRAQLDKCSQKIELKERQFNEILGSVEEQQEEFSFKEKQNKGAQRSIDNCDKEIKLKEEKLSLIQKLIVDCSNTLKSREKSIRAMDLKMKDFCLHKKTMEEWSRKLELREKQFESKVDDLNNRINECLNEVQLKEKHFDSFENLIEESKKHLDSQEKSLQEYSNGLEMKERQHAEWAKEIELKQQQIDSIRASTEDHTQNLEYTPASIIAVPSSSSNQSSMKRGGRGLQLLMNEHLKRIALLASEMSVHLKASSNPAELVLDAMEGFYPSNLDADKMKFDFDLTVIRRSCVLLLQELKRLSPQINHQVREEAIKLAADWKAKMTVAAENSLEISGFLWLLTAYELTSTYNARELQSLLAIVAQTEHATELCQTLDITEKAPAGNRVSFPVKIEEPESSPVRNVATSSSPNLQLDAVTYERNLQQRLDEHFSENNSVQSKMFDYLRVSIDPGRLALTMMQKSLSDYWRKGGLKATVMMKNISMLEELVQVLPHVGSHVRKDAEELAVKWKAKMGANTDNSLEILCFLQFIATYGLVSTFDVDETVKLLGMISQQAIELHQTLGVADKIPDFIQNLIERKQLIEAIRFICTFNLIDKFPPAPLLKEYMEDAWQSFWTIWLAKESLDEKNKVVDKQIADLRAVIQCIKDYNLESEYASKDIEIQIVELEKLRGTWRHSGRPYVFEQELEKRKESSSSTSDPRFQPPEKRQAIAAARPCALPTFTRGYPQLSSSSQLRCGHSVQFDMAANDHEAAGANFGAMQLSLSSRLHSGHPEQFGMAANIREIGANFGWMPLRMSPQLLENDAHPARFRVAASDHEIGTNFSAMQNAGLLHPHHLLPSPHSYHPN